A stretch of the Streptococcus oralis genome encodes the following:
- a CDS encoding ABC transporter substrate-binding protein codes for MKNWKKYAFASASVVALAAGLAACGNLTGNNKKAADTASGEKPVIKMYQIGDKPDNLDELLENANKIIEEKVGAKLDIQYLGWGDYDKKMSVITSSGENYDIAFASNYVVNAQKGAYADLTELYKKEGAELYKALDPAYIKGNTVNGKIYAVPVAANVASSQNFAFNGTLLEKYGIDISGVTSYETLEPVLKQIKEKAPDVVPFAVTKNFIPSDNFDYPVPNGLPFVIDLEGDTTKIVNRYEVPRFKEHLKTLHKFYEEGYIPKDVATSDTSFDLQQDTWFVREETVGPADYGNSLLSRVANKDIQIKPITNFIKKNQTTQVANFVISNNSKNKEKSMEVLNLLNTNPELLNGLVYGPEGKNWEKIEGKENRVRVLDGYKGNTHMGGWNTGNNWILYINENVTDQQIEDSKKQLAEAKESPALGFIFNTDNVKSEISAISNTMQQFDTAINTGTVDPDKAIPELMEKLKSEGAYEKVLNEMQKQYDEFLKNKKS; via the coding sequence ATGAAAAACTGGAAAAAATATGCTTTTGCATCTGCTAGCGTAGTCGCTTTGGCTGCTGGTCTTGCTGCTTGTGGAAACCTTACAGGTAATAACAAAAAAGCTGCTGATACTGCTTCAGGTGAAAAACCTGTAATCAAAATGTACCAAATCGGTGACAAACCAGACAACTTGGATGAATTGCTAGAAAATGCAAACAAAATCATCGAAGAAAAAGTCGGTGCTAAATTGGATATCCAATACCTTGGATGGGGTGACTATGATAAGAAAATGTCTGTTATCACATCATCTGGTGAAAACTATGATATCGCATTTGCATCTAACTATGTTGTAAATGCTCAAAAAGGTGCTTATGCTGACTTGACAGAATTGTATAAAAAAGAAGGAGCAGAGCTTTACAAAGCACTTGACCCAGCTTACATCAAAGGGAACACTGTAAACGGTAAGATCTATGCAGTACCAGTTGCAGCTAACGTTGCATCATCTCAAAACTTTGCCTTCAACGGAACTCTTCTTGAAAAATATGGTATTGACATTTCAGGTGTCACTTCATACGAAACACTTGAACCAGTCTTGAAACAAATCAAAGAAAAAGCTCCAGACGTAGTACCATTTGCGGTTACGAAGAACTTTATCCCATCTGATAACTTTGACTACCCAGTACCAAACGGACTTCCATTTGTTATCGACCTTGAAGGAGACACTACTAAGATCGTAAACCGTTACGAAGTGCCTCGTTTCAAAGAACATTTGAAGACTCTTCACAAATTCTATGAAGAAGGATACATTCCAAAAGACGTAGCAACAAGCGACACTTCATTTGACCTTCAACAAGACACTTGGTTCGTTCGTGAAGAAACAGTAGGACCAGCTGACTACGGTAACAGCTTGCTTTCACGCGTTGCGAACAAAGACATCCAAATCAAACCAATCACTAACTTTATCAAGAAAAATCAAACAACACAAGTTGCCAACTTTGTTATCTCAAACAACTCTAAGAACAAAGAAAAATCAATGGAAGTGTTGAACCTCTTGAACACGAACCCTGAACTCTTGAACGGTCTTGTTTACGGTCCAGAAGGCAAGAACTGGGAAAAAATTGAAGGTAAAGAAAACCGTGTACGCGTCCTTGATGGCTACAAAGGAAATACTCACATGGGTGGATGGAACACTGGTAACAACTGGATTCTTTACATCAACGAAAACGTTACAGACCAACAAATCGAAGATTCTAAGAAACAATTGGCTGAAGCTAAAGAATCTCCAGCACTTGGATTCATCTTTAACACTGACAATGTGAAATCTGAAATCTCAGCAATTTCTAACACAATGCAACAATTCGATACAGCTATCAACACTGGTACTGTAGACCCAGATAAAGCTATTCCAGAATTGATGGAAAAATTGAAATCTGAAGGTGCCTACGAAAAAGTATTGAACGAAATGCAAAAACAATATGACGAATTCTTGAAAAACAAAAAATCATAA
- a CDS encoding carbohydrate ABC transporter permease yields MAEKKIKKEKIDNVGIHSFSKKADIFFSIISGLIALSCILPFIFVIIISVTDEKSILQYGYSFFPSKFGVDGFQFLAQFKDKILQALFISVFVTVVGTVTNVFITTTYAYAISRTTFKYRRFFTIFALLSMLFNAGLVPGYIVVTRLLQLGDTVWALIVPMLLSPFNIILMRSFFKKTIPEAILESARIDGASEARIFFQICLPLSLPGIATITLLTALGFWNDWFNALLYIKSDNLYPLQYLLMQIQQNMDYIAKAVGLSGQLGVALPKETGRMAMVVVATLPIAILYPFFQRYFVKGLTIGGVKE; encoded by the coding sequence ATGGCAGAAAAGAAAATTAAAAAAGAAAAAATCGATAATGTCGGCATTCACTCCTTCAGTAAGAAAGCAGATATCTTCTTTAGTATTATCTCTGGTTTGATCGCTCTTTCTTGTATCTTGCCCTTTATCTTCGTTATCATCATTTCGGTGACAGATGAAAAGAGCATCCTCCAGTATGGATATAGCTTTTTCCCTTCGAAGTTCGGTGTAGATGGATTCCAGTTCCTAGCTCAGTTTAAAGATAAGATCCTCCAAGCGCTCTTTATCTCAGTTTTTGTAACCGTAGTCGGAACAGTGACCAACGTCTTCATTACAACCACTTATGCCTACGCCATCTCACGTACAACCTTTAAGTACCGCAGATTCTTTACGATCTTCGCTCTTCTTAGTATGTTGTTCAATGCTGGTTTGGTACCAGGCTATATCGTGGTTACTCGTCTGCTTCAACTGGGTGATACCGTTTGGGCCTTGATTGTTCCAATGCTCCTCTCACCATTCAACATCATCTTGATGCGTTCCTTCTTCAAGAAGACCATTCCAGAAGCTATTCTCGAATCTGCTCGTATCGATGGTGCTAGTGAAGCTCGGATCTTCTTCCAGATCTGTTTGCCATTATCACTTCCAGGTATCGCAACCATCACGCTTTTGACAGCTCTTGGTTTCTGGAACGACTGGTTCAACGCCCTTCTTTACATCAAGAGTGATAACTTGTATCCATTGCAATATTTGCTCATGCAAATCCAACAAAATATGGACTACATTGCAAAAGCAGTCGGCCTATCTGGCCAACTGGGAGTCGCTCTTCCAAAAGAAACAGGTCGTATGGCCATGGTTGTGGTTGCAACCCTTCCAATCGCGATTCTGTATCCATTCTTCCAACGCTACTTTGTTAAAGGTTTGACCATCGGTGGTGTGAAAGAATAG
- a CDS encoding ABC transporter permease has translation MKKFSKTLRDNWIFLLMVLPGALWLILFFYIPVFGNVVAFKDYHMTSNGFIDSIVNSKWVGLDNFRFLFSSKDAFIITRNTVLYNLGFIFIGLIVSVGIAIILSELRSKRMVKIFQTSMLFPYFLSWVIISFFTDAFLNIDKGVFNHFLTSIGMKEVNFYADLGIWPYLLLFLGIWKGFGYSSVMYYATIMGIDPTYYEAATVDGASKWQRIRNVTIPQLTSLVTVLTILAVGNIFRADFGLFYQIPHNAGQLYNVTNVLDVYVFNGLTQTADIGMASAAGLYQSVVGLILVILSNLLARRVDPNSALF, from the coding sequence ATGAAAAAGTTTTCAAAGACCTTGAGAGATAACTGGATCTTTCTCTTGATGGTTTTACCAGGGGCACTCTGGTTGATTCTATTCTTTTACATTCCAGTATTTGGGAATGTGGTCGCCTTTAAAGACTACCATATGACTAGTAATGGTTTCATAGATAGTATTGTGAATAGTAAATGGGTCGGGTTAGATAATTTCAGATTCTTGTTTAGTTCAAAAGATGCCTTTATCATCACTCGAAATACCGTTCTTTACAATCTCGGGTTTATCTTTATCGGTTTGATTGTATCAGTAGGGATTGCCATTATCCTCAGCGAGCTCCGCTCTAAGAGAATGGTTAAAATTTTCCAAACGTCTATGTTGTTCCCTTACTTCTTGTCATGGGTTATCATCAGTTTCTTTACAGATGCCTTCCTAAACATTGACAAAGGGGTTTTCAACCATTTCCTAACATCCATTGGCATGAAGGAAGTCAACTTCTACGCTGACTTAGGTATTTGGCCATACCTTCTCCTTTTCCTAGGTATTTGGAAAGGCTTTGGATATAGCAGTGTCATGTACTATGCGACGATCATGGGAATTGACCCAACCTACTACGAAGCAGCAACAGTGGACGGGGCTAGCAAGTGGCAACGTATTCGCAACGTAACCATTCCTCAGTTGACTTCACTTGTGACAGTCTTGACCATCCTTGCAGTCGGAAATATCTTCCGTGCAGACTTCGGTCTCTTCTATCAAATCCCACATAATGCTGGTCAGCTTTACAATGTAACCAACGTTTTGGACGTATATGTCTTTAATGGTTTGACTCAGACAGCAGATATCGGTATGGCTTCAGCAGCCGGTCTTTACCAATCCGTAGTCGGTTTGATTCTGGTTATCCTATCAAACTTGCTTGCAAGACGAGTTGATCCAAACTCAGCTTTGTTCTAG